A single region of the Brassica rapa cultivar Chiifu-401-42 chromosome A03, CAAS_Brap_v3.01, whole genome shotgun sequence genome encodes:
- the LOC103862247 gene encoding LOW QUALITY PROTEIN: probable disease resistance protein At1g61190 (The sequence of the model RefSeq protein was modified relative to this genomic sequence to represent the inferred CDS: deleted 1 base in 1 codon), with the protein MGNCMSFQPSCDATLDRIISVLCSKGYIGNLKKNLRDLQRETEDLRAIHDVVKNKVAREKVKHRHMLKPVQVWLTRVESFNTRVDDTLSTSPAQLQKLCLCGLCSKNVYLSYNYGRRVFLLLEEVKKLKSEGNFQELTELTMICEVVERPTRTTVGQEEMLETAWERLMEEDVGIMGLHGMGGVGKTTLFKQIHNKFATMSGKFDVVIWIVVSQGASISKLQEDIAQKLRLCDDQWTRKDESDKAAEMHRVLKGTRFVLMLDDIWEKVDLEAIGVPEPTRENGCKVAFTTRSKEVCGRMGDHEPMQVKCLERDQAWELFRIKVGESTLSRDPNIVELARKVAEKCHGLPLALSVIGETMSYKTTVEEWEHANYVLTRSAAEFSDMENKILPILKYSYDNLADEHIKSCFLYCALFPEDYEIVKESLIECWICEGFVGEYQVLKRAVNKGYELLCTLIRANLLTEFGTIKVGMHDVIREMALWIASDLGKQKESFVVQAGVGLHDVPKVKDWGAVRRMSLIGNHIKDITQPISMCSQLTTLLLQKNGLDYLSGEFIQSMQKLVVLDLSRNDIIGGLPEQISELTSLQYLDVSYTNIRQLPASFRGLKKLTHLNLTGTERLGSIRGISKLSSLTSLKLLNSKVHGDVNLVKELQHLEHLQVLTISISTDAGLEELLGDQRLAKCIDSLSIRRLNITLDVQLRPIYLSLLMSMENLRHINVTNIDVSEIDTNENWRKSKRNSSGLHNPTVPYFFTNLSTVGIVDLNGMTDLTWLLFAPNLVKLHVGNSEEVKEIINKKKAKKVTGISPPFQKLEMILLELEGLPKLESIYWTPLPFPFLKKIVKLECPKLRKLPLNATSVSRVDELSIVMKPEEEAQLEWEDEDTKNRFSPLISLGREM; encoded by the exons ATGGGGAACTGTATGTCCTTCCAACCTTCATGTGATGCGACGCTGGACCGTATCATTAGCGTCTTATGTAGTAAAGGTTACATTGGAAACCTCAAGAAGAATCTCAGGGATCTGCAAAGGGAAACGGAAGATCTCAGAGCAATTCATGATGTGGTGAAGAACAAAGTAGCTAGAGAGAAGGTAAAACATCGACACATGCTTAAACCTGTCCAGGTATGGCTTACACGTGTTGAGAGCTTCAATACACGGGTTGATGATACTCTTAGTACTAGTCCTGCTCAGCTTCAAAAGCTGTGTCTATGTGGTTTGTGCTCAAAAAACGTATATTTAAGCTATAACTATGGGAGAAGAGTATTCTTGTTGTTGGAAGAGGTTAAGAAACTAAAATCAGAGGGTAACTTTCAAGAACTTACTGAGTTGACTATGATATGTGAAGTGGTGGAGAGGCCTACTCGGACTACGGTTGGTCAGGAAGAAATGCTCGAAACGGCGTGGGAAAGACTAATGGAAGAGGACGTTGGAATCATGGGTCTGCATGGAATGGGTGGTGTAGGTAAAACTACCCTGTTTAAACAAATCCACAACAAGTTTGCAACGATGTCTGGTAAGTTCGATGTTGTGATCTGGATCGTGGTGTCTCAAGGTGCAAGTATCTCGAAGCTTCAAGAAGATATTGCACAGAAGCTACGTCTTTGCGACGACCAGTGGACACGGAAAGATGAAAGTGATAAGGCCGCGGAGATGCATAGAGTTTTAAAGGGGACTCGGTTTGTTTTGATGCTTGATGACATATGGGAGAAAGTTGATTTAGAAGCCATCGGAGTTCCGGAACCGACTAGAGAAAATGGATGCAAAGTAGCATTCACCACGCGTTCTAAGGAAGTATGTGGGAGGATGGGGGATCATGAACCGATGCAAGTCAAGTGTTTGGAAAGAGATCAAGCATGGGAGTTGTTTAGAATCAAGGTTGGAGAGAGTACGTTAAGTAGAGATCCCAACATTGTCGAGCTTGCAAGGAAGGTCGCTGAAAAATGCCATGGTCTGCCTTTAGCGCTCAGTGTTATCGGTGAGACAATGTCATATAAAACTACGGTAGAAGAATGGGAGCATGCAAACTATGTTTTGACAAGATCCGCAGCAGAGTTTTCCGACATGGAAAATAAGATTCTTCCAATTCTGAAGTACAGCTACGATAACTTGGCGGACGAACATATCAAATCTTGTTTTCTGTATTGTGCTCTCTTTCCGGAAGACTATGAGATAGTTAAAGAGAGTTTGATAGAATGCTGGATATGCGAGGGATTCGTCGGGGAGTACCAAGTCTTGAAAAGAGCGGTGAATAAAGGTTATGAGCTACTATGTACCCTTATCCGTGCAAATCTACTAACGGAGTTTGGTACAATAAAGGTTGGGATGCATGATGTGATTCGAGAAATGGCTCTATGGATTGCATCGGATTTGGGGAAACAGAAAGAGAGTTTTGTCGTGCAAGCTGGTGTCGGACTACATGATGTACCAAAAGTTAAGGATTGGGGAGCTGTGAGAAGGATGTCATTAATTGGTAATCATATTAAAGATATAACACAACCTATAAGCATGTGTTCTCAACTTACTACTCTGCTCCTACAGAAAAATGGTTTGGACTATCTATCAGGTGAATTCATCCAATCTATGCAAAAGCTAGTTGTTTTGGATCTATCTAGAAATGACATCATTGGTGGACTTCCAGAGCAGATATCAGAGCTGACCTCCTTGCAGTATCTTGACGTGTCCTATACAAATATACGTCAACTGCCAGCTAGTTTCCGAGGGTTAAAGAAGCTAACTCACCTGAATTTGACTGGTACAGAAAGACTTGGTAGTATCCGAGGGATATCAAAGCTGTCGAGTTTAACAAGTTTGAAACTACTTAATTCTAAAGTTCATGGAGATGTTAACTTAGTGAAGGAGCTGCAGCACTTGGAGCATCTACAAGTCCTAACCATTAGTATATCTACGGACGCAGGCTTGGAGGAACTGTTAGGCGATCAAAGGCTGGCGAAGTGCATCGATTCTCTGAGTATTCGTCGTCTCAATATTACCCTCGATGTTCAGCTAAGACCAATCTACTTATCGTTGCTGATGAGTATGGAGAATCTCCGTCACATCAATGTTACAAACATTGATGTCTCAGAGATTGATACCAATGAAAACTGGAGGAAAAGCAAGAGAAACTCGTCTGGTTTACACAATCCGACGGTTCCATATTTCTTCACCAACCTCTCCACCGTGGGGATAGTTGACTTGAATGGAATGACGGATCTCACTTGGCTGCTGTTTGCTCCGAATCTTGTCAAACTCCACGTTGGAAATTCAGAAGAAGTGAAAGAGattataaacaaaaagaaagcgAAAAAGGTTACAGGTATTTCACCACCTTTTCAGAAACTAGAAATGATATTGTTGGAACTT GAAGGGTTGCCAAAGCTGGAGAGTATCTACTGGACTCCTCTTCCCTTTccatttttgaagaaaatagtGAAACTAGAGTGTCCCAAGCTGAGAAAGCTTCCGTTAAATGCTACAAGCGTCTCACGAGTTGATGAGCTTTCGATAGTAATGAAGCCTGAAGAGGAAGCTCAGCTTGAATGGGAGGACGAAGATACCAAAAATCGTTTCTCGCCTTTAATCAGTCTg GGCAGAGAGATGTAA